Below is a genomic region from Medicago truncatula cultivar Jemalong A17 chromosome 3, MtrunA17r5.0-ANR, whole genome shotgun sequence.
AAGACCCTAAGCGCCGCTAAttgtgattaaaaagaaagatgtAGACTGGTATAGGTGGCATAATTACCAATACAAGCAACTGTGGTGGTCTTCGCTTTGCGTATGCCAGCAGTTCTACAAGAGgctcaaaaaacaaattgtCGGTTGTAGTAAAAGGACCAGCCGCAATAATCTGTTAAGCACAAGAGCACGTGTAAACTATAAATTATTAACAGAAATACAGTATGTATAGGGAGACACCGATAATATTTGAAGAACTTGCAATGtggaaatatataatatttcaattGTAAAATGACACTTCCTATGATTATTCCTAGGCTAGCTAGATAGGATGTTACTGTGTTGGGCATTTTGCTATTATGAAAATGACACTTCAGTGAAACTGTAGAAGAAAAGTTTCTCAATGAtttcaaataattcattattaaaaataaaatgtagtaCAGAATTTAGTTTCCAGGATAACACATTAGCAAACAAAAAATGGGATGCGTACCATTGATAACTCTCTCTGGTTACAAAGCAGTTCAGTTGGCTGATTCTCCTTATCAATAGCTTGCTTCTTTGAAGGATTCAAATCCTCCTTGGCAACAGAGGTAGGTATATAATCCACCAATTTAGATGCAACTAGGCAATGCCCACTGGGATTATGCCCTCCAATTCCAACTACCTATCAAGATGAAGCCTTCCTGTTATAACTTTTAATCATGATACACAATTGCACATTTGAAACCTACAATTTAACTCGATGTTTCTTACTCACCTGACCAGGGAAAACTGAATAATGGTTTAAGCGTTGCAAGTCCAGGCGGACACATTCCCCTCCAGAATGTTCAATACTGTTGAGGTATCaccatattaaaaaacaaatttatgtaTAACATATAAACTACAAGAGATAAATGTAGCAAATATATGATAAGTAGTGTTGTATGTAATGTGTTTGATTCTTTGGtggaaaaattgattttcaatgaatttatttcaaaattttattttggtaaagtagtcaaataatttatgtttagataaattAACGTAAAAAGAAGTTCTACAATAAATTTAATGCTAAAAAATGTTTGGAGCTCTGTAGCACCAACTCTTATGGAAGGCGTGTCCGGTGCCCGACCCAGAcacaacaccgacacatgtgattgttcaattaagtcatttttatttcttttttcttactGGTGCCAACGTGTCTGTGTGAATGCTTCATAGGTTTGGAGACAAAAACTACAACCCCAAGATTTAAGTTAAGATCCATTATTAAGGCAACATTAATTCTACTATAGAAcatcaaacatatcaaaatcaaatttatacTTCTACAATCAATTTTGCCTCTCAAAAGTAaaaccaaacatgcactaaagACAGTAGAGCCTAAATAAGTCAACATGCCAAAGTAAAACAATGGATCACAGAATATAAAAAACCCCATCATGGCATCCCTTGAGTTGACATAAGACCTAATCAAATTAAATAGACTGACTTATTTCCCCTAAGAGTATTTGTTCTAAGTTGTTCGTAAACCCTAAAGAGTATTTGTCTAAACAATTCTTATCAAATCCAACATATTGGCAATAGATAGATCGACCTGAGAAGAGACAATGGATATGtatgtatgaaaaatatatggagATCTAATAGTTATTCACCTGCTCTGCAACATGACAGACTTCTCATTAAGACGGCCTTCTCCGTCACAACAAATCATGCCAATGGAAAAAAAGCTTCTCTGTTAAAGCATATTAACTTCAAGTTATTAGACAAATTTCCCCTTAGGCAAAGAACATTCAATGTAAATGTAGACCAGAATTAATGCacatgttaaaatcaaaatagcaTGAAAATTTCATTGGCCAAGAGCCAATAAGTAAAATTTGGTGCTCAATGAATTTGCCATCAAAATTATGAGTATGCATGAGAGAAATGGATGCATTAAACTCACCGGTGAGGCAATTGAAGGGTCTGTTGGTTCTTCATAGAGCCCAGAGGCTACAAGTGCTCTTGCATGTTTTTTAATCCGGTTTTCTATAGCATTAATCTACATACCAGTAATCAGGTATCAACAAACAAATGTAAAAGGGAAAATATCTCCGCGAAAATCTAGATATCACATACCTTATCCTCAGTCCTATCATACATGAATCTGCAACCTGGTTTCGGCCCTGATCCATGAATCACCAATGAACATCTTTTTCGGCTTACAATTTTCGAAACAATATTGTACTCGTCATTCTCTTCATTCTCGTGATTAAGTTCTTGTTTTCCATTTTCTACGTCAGGTATGGTATTGATGCTGAACTTCACCGCAAACCTATCTGTCCGTTTTGAAAAAGGTGTAACCAGATCAGCCGGCTTTCCAGATGCTAAAATATTTCCATACAAAGATGGTGTATCATGTATAGGCGAATATACATCTTGACGATTATTTGTTGGTGTGCTGGGAGTATCATCCTTTGTATCATCATCATTTAAGATCCTGCATACAACGATTTTCATCAGAAAAATCTGTCCTTTAACTCAACAACTCCGTCTGCTTTATTTAACTATTTCATGACCATTAACAGatacaacaataaataaaaaccaCTGTACGTAGTAGAGTCTATCCTAATATGCATCAACAACCTATGTTTCGTACCAAAGGGATAGATGCTATGTGTAAATATTTGGTGCCAGATTCTCTGAGGTTGTTTTTGTCCCAATGTGACGATCCCCCGGGCTTCCCTTACGACCCAACAGATACAagttcaaaaacaatttaatgaataaataaaaggcAGTTGACAACTGGCAGAATTTTTTGCAGAAGGTCGGATAATTTTCTTCCACATTTACACGGTGATGCAAGCTATAAGGAGGTATATAATGGGTTTACATGAAAAACAATTCttatttttgtgaaatttaTACATTCAGCCGAAGAATTACGCCTAAAGAAACTGCAGATTTTAGGtttcacataaaaaaacaacTCTTAATTCAAATGCATGTCCAAAGTTGCGATTAAAGCACCGAAGCAGAATATGCTTACATTTCTACATCTCCGATAGAATAAAGATGCAAACCAGTTTCCTCCTTAATAATATCGTCTTTCACATTATTTTGCAGATGCAACATAAACCCTTCCATTTCAGCATTTTGTACAATTGGTTCATCCAGCTGTCTGTCAAATATTACCAACCAAATTCAAATCGtaaattttccaacaaaaacaaaattctttaaatcaataaataaattcataacaTAAAAAGATTCTAATATCTTTACATTTCACAGATCACAAAGTATAATACCAGTACTTattcacaaaaaataattggtgtgaaattaacaaaatatgaaccTGTTAAGATAATAAACTTCCCAGCTTGAGACGAGATCGGAAGGGGTGAGACTGTAGTTGATGCAAAAAGTGAGACCTAAAAATTTTGCAGCAATTAATTAAGTAGATAAGCAACAAATTATTAGCGttaattgtttgattaattAAGCAAAAGGAAGAAGTAGTTACATTTGCTGAGAATCTCTTCTTCTTCGTCAAAATCGAACCCGGCTTTCTTGAATTctgatttgatttcttctttcatttttgcgctttctcttctcttctcttcgtCTAGGGTTTCTCTGAAGTTGAGGTGCCGAATGAAAATGGCGGGAATTTTTCCCGGATTgggtttatttattattaaaaaaaaagggttctTTATTCCTATTATACCCTTTATACGGCATCGTATGCCCCTCTTGCACCCTCTCAGTTTGCATGTATGTTTGTTtcgtaaattaattaataaattattggaagagttttttttttattttttttttaggtatttGTAGACTTTTTTATTGCAAGAAAGTTTGTTTCCTTAAGTTTATATCAATTGGTAGAgttaaatgcataatatatacaaaggttgaagtttgaaccccggacacccatCTTCTCTGTATTTAAAATATGTAAGCTTCAACTATTAGgctatttgaagaaaaaaaatctttgctTTTTTGTTGCTAATATAAATTTAGATGAGGGGATTAAGTTACGATCTAAGGCATAGAAGACAATTGAGGTTCAAATAACACcgacaaaaattatttatatatatttttttgaaacataaaattgtttatatttaaattccTCTAAAagtactactccctccgttttaaaatacatgtccattttaGAGAAATTGCAGTAACCAAGGACAAGCTAGTTTGACACAAAAGTTCCTATTATACCCTTGTCTTTGATTTCCtccattttacatttatttaccCCATCTCATAATTACTCCCAATACCAATACCAataccaaaattaattaaattcaatcatCCTTCAATACCAATGTattgaaaatagcatgccaatacaattttttttcaacttcttttaATCATGCTTcggttatcatttttttttaaaactcaattGAAAAACTTCCCTCCAAAATTTATACTCTAATCCAAAATTTATACtctaatcttaattttttttttttaaaactcaattGAAAAACTTCCCTCCAAAATTTTCACTATATATAAGAGTCAGGTActcatttatcaaatttatattattcatgAAGAACAAAAATTTGCTATGGATCTCAATGCTTTTCCATTTGATTTAAATGAAGAACCATTGTTTGATTTAAATGAAAAGCCATTGTTTGATTTAAATCAAGATCTACATGATTTAAATGGTGAGGAAGAAAACTTTGCTACAGGAGAAGAAAGCAACACTCACATAGCTGGTATGTAAtctcattttcttaaattcttttttgttaGTATACGTAACTGGTACATCCCATAATCCGCAGTGATGTCTTTTTCTGTAAGTTAGTAGTTTCTTTTTGGACTACCTGCATGGTGATTATTGAACGATGAAAGTTAGTACAACAAAAAGTAAGAAAAAGTAACACATAACCGGAACATGGcattataaacaaattagaatTAGCCTACATACAATTGTCCTCTAATACTCCATATTATATGAATATAGAATTAGCCTAAATATAATTGTACTCTAATGCTCCtgtttatatgattatactACAGTGTTAGTATGGTATTTTTGGGAGAGTGCATGAGTAAATCTACTTAAAATTGGGTCAACATTTATTAGtggaaaataattattatgGAGAAAATCTAGAATCCAATTAATTGGTAGACAAGGGTAAAATAGACAAAATGTATCCTTAAACTATGAAAtagacatgtattttgaaacaaaaaatttctctaaaatggacatgtattttgaaacggagggagtatttgagaCTTAAATCCgaaacctatttaagatgtgTTTTCTTACCATCGGATCAAGCaattggattttttattttttttttaggaaaatcaaACATCTGGagttaaaaaagataattattgtttataagtattactcttaaatttttacattttattgtaagaaaaattaatattcattGGTAGGAAatatttgtttccaaaaaaaaaaatatttagatattaaattaaagattaaatgcaTCGCCACATATCGAACTCTTGAATCTATTCTCTTTCTCTAATTATGAAAAGtaacaaccaaaaaaaactcaattataCCCTAGGGTCCATTTAATTTGAACCGCTTAGACCTGGGTCCAACTTAAATCGTTGAAATGACCTACTATTACTGGTTTGGATAAGTAGAAAAGATTCTCACCTCACCATAAGCAGAAACAGTGTATCAATACCTGTGCAATTCTCTACCTTTGGATTCATCTAACAGTTGAGAGGCAAAAAGGAGAAAAGGGcaattagagagagaaagttcatcttcttcaattttcCTGTGATTTCTTCACCCACACCCCATTGTCATCAATTGATTTTGTGTCCCTCAAGCCTAAAATATCATATCTATGCAAAACAATGCTAAAAGAAATCGAGAGAAGGGGCAAAACAGACTTCAATAGAACCTAATGTTCGattcaaataactttttaaattcacAATTTGAACCTTGATTTGATAACTAATAACTTCGTTGGTGTTCATttaatcacatatatcaatatccctttatttaatagattaaaaataacttaactTCGCTTGATGTTAAAGATCCTCAGAGTGAAGACGATGATGCTAAGGTCTTTGCAAAACATTTAATGCAAAACAAtgcatttttttgttacaatgcaTTGAATGCATATTGATTATTTATAactttatatgaaaaatataaacatttcttAATGATACATAAAAAAGCACGACACATGTCTTCACAAAAAAGGGACATATTGATGTCATATTTATccttttgtaatattttgacATATTATTAGTCTAtcactttataatatttaataaaaactatTCCAATGTCTGTAATtagttaaattgatttttttatatatattttcctaATAATATTAAGAGTAATCGTaaggtttaaatatgaaaatggtccctgtaaatatctggcgttttggttttagcccttataaaaatatttttttggttttagtccctgcaaatatagaatatttggttttggtccttggtattttgtttcaatccttgtaaaatcatttcatattgaaattggtccctataatattcattttagtcctcattttgagggacaaaaatcaaatattttacatattacaaggaccaaatccaatatgaatcaatttttcaaagactaaaataaaatacagaggaccaaaaccaaattttttatatttgcagggactaaaaccaaacatatatttttacagggactaaaatcaaaatgtcagatatttacagggactatttccatatttaagcGTAATTGTAATGTAGTAATtacaatttaataaaaaacatacacatattttttttagggaaaaaaaaaacaagagactCGTTAACATCGTCTTTATCATTAATGAGATCTTTACTATTTTTAATATCTTGACATATTTTTAGTCTACCAGTTTATACTATTTAatattccctccgtcccaaattgtatatcgttttggaaaaaaaaaattgtcccaaattatatgtcgttttacaataccaatgaaatattaatgttatttttcctattatatccttaactattaatcactctctcttctttcaattatttcatttatcttttccataccatttattaaggataattttgtaaaataactaataatttttcttccccacacaatattaattatatttcttaatacgtgtgaaatgaccaaaacgtcATGCAATTTGGAACGGAAGGAGTAAAAACTATTTCAATGTTTTTATCAATGTATTGAattttatcattaattttttcttatttcccaACGCATATAACATTGCAAATGCGCTTTGACGCATAACCCTCGCTTCGGGGCCCTGGTGCTAGTATATCATAGATATTCTCATAATATTTCGAAGATTTTTTCATAGTTTGAGTGAAGTTGTTTCGgcttgttgttttgttttggttgatgGGTATGTTTTCTTTTCTCGCTTACTCATGCAAACAAAAACTAAGCACTTAATTAGTGATAATTGTTTgggttatatatttttttctgtaCATTTTATCTAAATTATTGCCAATTTAAtgctaaatataataaatgattgATTATGGTGTTCCAATGATTGCAATTTCTTTACATGGTTTTTCAAGGACAAAGATCATGAagaaaatgtatatattttgaagtttttgttAAATTCTTATAGTTTATCCATTTGTATaacatattttctattttatctattATAAACATTTCATACTAAATGCATATGTAATTCTCCACTTTAAATTTTAGATTGGTTTAACACTCGATGATTATAAATGACCTAATGCAGGGAGGCTTTACACAAATGTAAGTTACaaaggatattttttttagggatatttcAAAGGATATTGAAATCTTTTGGTTAAAAATGGTAAGTGTCTGTTTATTTAATgttgatgtttatgtttttattttaattttatattttgaaattgttaGTGAATGTCTTGCAAGGATGTTCGTCTTTCCGCTTTTTTATTAcgttaacgtttgaaaattaagaacgatgtttttttttttttattttatgaaattttgattttgattaaaactaatatataaatgttttttttagggaaaacttatatataaatgtttgttgctttcaaattataagaaaccaaactaaccatgattatctatttacaccgacaatataacaaaaatatattaatctaaattcttattttttaaatgacacaaacaacaatctttattattgaaaaagttgtttaagggtataattggagtaatgaaaaagtaagtataaaaatataaatatactcatatagtttgttacactttttaaatgataaaggaaaaaatatagacacatattgtgtttgttacacttttattttaatatttgaatatattCTTATCATGTTTTATATATGTgatatttgtattgaaagttgagGGTAACTTTAGAAAGATAAAAAGTCAACCCAAGAGAACTGAAAgtgattgttttctttatatatagcaGATATacgatttaaaaaaatttactaagtaattttaataatgaataaaaatgataaaattgtaaatataaaaggataaaattggaaGTGTAAAAATCACCTCAACAAAATCATGTATTCTTTTTAGAACAAAATTTATGTGCAGTTATTTATAAGTTTTAGGTATGATTCTTCgcataaaatttattatttacggttataacaaactttaaaagtagtaaaaaaaaactttaaaaaaattgtaaatttaaaaaaatcatagcAGGTACGAGTATTTTGTTTTGAGGAGAGTCGGTGtgagtattttattaaatgaataacatatgaaaaaaatcatgcatttacttttttttttacaagtaataACCTTCTGAATTAtcctttaaaaagaaaaaaaataaccttCTAAATTCTGCTACTCTCCCGTCAAAAATTGTTCGCTCCCAACCTAACTTTCGAAAATACCCATGCGTGAGTTAAGTTACACTGAATTTAA
It encodes:
- the LOC11441066 gene encoding DNA polymerase alpha subunit B; this encodes MKEEIKSEFKKAGFDFDEEEEILSKCLTFCINYSLTPSDLVSSWEVYYLNRQLDEPIVQNAEMEGFMLHLQNNVKDDIIKEETGLHLYSIGDVEMILNDDDTKDDTPSTPTNNRQDVYSPIHDTPSLYGNILASGKPADLVTPFSKRTDRFAVKFSINTIPDVENGKQELNHENEENDEYNIVSKIVSRKRCSLVIHGSGPKPGCRFMYDRTEDKINAIENRIKKHARALVASGLYEEPTDPSIASPRSFFSIGMICCDGEGRLNEKSVMLQSSIEHSGGECVRLDLQRLNHYSVFPGQVVGIGGHNPSGHCLVASKLVDYIPTSVAKEDLNPSKKQAIDKENQPTELLCNQRELSMIIAAGPFTTTDNLFFEPLVELLAYAKRRPPQLLVLLGPFIDSEHPDIKKGTVDRDFDEIFRLEVLRKLEDYVESMGSAVRVLLVPSIRDANHDFVFPQPAFDISQPQLQIASLTNPGIFEANEVKVGCCTLDVLKQISGEEISRISADRKPIDRLSRLANHILNQQSFYPLYPPAESVPLDFSLAPEALQLPLVPDVLILPSDLKYFVKVLDNEGEETNRMKCIAVNPGRLAKGEGGGTFVELDYSGGLDKINASILAI